The DNA sequence GGCAGAGGAGACAGGTGTACATGTGCTTCACGAAGTTCGGCGTGAGACCGATCTGCCCCTCCGAGGCGGCCCGGATGAGGTAGATCCGCCCCCGGGGGTTGTCCATCTCGGTCCCCAACACCAGGTAGGTCGGGCACGTCGGCATGCAGAAGCCGCAGTGCACGCAGTCCAGATACTTCTCGACCTCGGGCGAGTCGTGCAGGTCGAAGGCCGATTTCCGCCCGGTCGGGGCCGGCCCCGCGGTAGCCATGTCAGATTCCCCCTACGAAGCGACCCGGGTTGAGGATCCCCTTCGGGTCGAACTGCGCCTTGAGTCCCTGCATGAGGCGCAGGGCCTTTCCCACCGGTCCCCACACGTCCACCCGCTGCTTCACCGGGAGGGGGGCTTCCAGCACTACCAGGTGCCCCCCGAGCTCGGACGCCACGCCCCGGACGGTCTCCACGTAGTCGGCGACGCGCTCCGCCGGAGCGGCGGCCCCATCCACGGAGAACCGGACGATTCCCGAGCCGGCCTCGGCCACCGCCTGGCAGGCGAGGTGCCGCTGCCCTGCCAACCCCTCGCCCCGGCTCATCAGTTCCGGGACCCGGGTCAGGGGCACGCTTCCCTTCAGGACCAGCGACCGGGCGGCACCGCGACCCGGAAACTCCCGGATCGCGTCCCAGCAGGCGGTATGAGCCGCGCTGGTGAGCGAGTGATCGGCGGTGCTCCCTGCCCCTCGGCAAAACCTGGCCACGTCGTGGAGCTGCGCCCGGACCGCCTCTGGCACGCTGCCGATCATGACGCCGAGCCCCACCTGGCCGGCTGCCCAGGGGACCCCCGCCGCCCGCGCTGCCACCTCCGCGGCGCCGCCGCTCAGGAGCTCCACCGCATGGGGCACCAGAGGCGACCCCAGGATCTCGGCGACGGCCGCCCCCGCGGCCTCGGGGGTCCGGAAGGCGCACAGCTGGGTCTCTTCCGCCGCCGGAAGGGGGTAGAGGCGGAAGGTGACTTCCGTCAGGACCCCCAGGGTTCCGAGGGACCCGATGTAGAGCTTGTTCATGTCGTAGCCGGTGACGTTCTTCACCACCTTGGCCCCGCCCTTCGTCACGGTCCCGTCGGCGTGGACGATCCGAACGGCGATCACCAGGTCCCGGGCGGTGCCGTACCGGAGGCGGCGGGGGCCGCTGGCGTTGGCGGCCAGGATCCCCCCCAATGTGGCCTGGTTGGCGAGGGGGGGGTCCAGGGCGACGAACTGCCCCTTCTCCCCCAGGTGCGCCTGGACCGCGGCCAGGGTCATCCCGGCCTGGAAGCTCGCCGTCATATCGGCCGGCTCGTACTCCACCGCCCGGTTCAGGCGGGCGAGGGAAAGTGCCAGGTCCAGCCGGCGCGGCGGGGCGCCGAGCCCCATCTTCGTCCCGCCGCCCCACGGCGCCACTGCCGCCTCCAGCTCGTGGGCCGCGGCCAGCAGCCGGCTCACCTCCTCCTCGCTGCCGGGGGATGCCACGACAGCGGGGGTGAGCCCATCCACCGCGAAGGGGGCCGCCGCCGGGCCGGTCCGCACGTGCTCGGCCCCCACGATCTCCTGGGCGCGTCTCGCCAGACCCGCCGGATCCCCCATAGCTCCCCCTCCCGTGCCCCCCCTGCCCGTAACAAACGCCAGAATCAGCGTGGCAGCGTCCGGGTCCTGACGCCGGCGCCGCCCCGGCCCCCGACCCCCCTGGGGAACCCTCCCGTGGTTCCCCCCCTCGGCCCAGCGCCGAGGGGTCCCCCCTCCGCTAGGGGGCCGGCGGGCGGCAGCCGGCTCCACCCGGACGCTGGGCCACACGACTCATCTCGTGTCTGTTAGAACCGCTGCGCGATGCCCATCATTTCGAGCCGGTGGGGCCGGTAGCGGATCCCGTCCCGACCCGCGGCGCCGACCTCGACGCAGCTCTTGGAGGTGGGGAAGATCTTCCCGGGGTTCAGGAGGCCGTCGGGGTTGAAGGCCCGCTTGACCTTCAGCATGGCCTCCAGGTCGGCCTCGGTGTACATGAGGGGCATGTAGTCCCGCTTCTCCCGCCCCACCCCGTGCTCCCCGGTGATGCTCCCGCCCATCTCGATGCAGCGCCGCATGATCTTCGCGCCCATCTCTTCCGCCTTGTGCAGCTCCCCTTCGTTGCGGCCATCGTAGAGGATGAGGGGGTGGAGGTTCCCATCCCCAGCGTGGAAGACGTTCGCCACCCGGAGGCCGTACTCCTGGCTGAAGACCCCGATCTCATGGAGGATCTGCGGGAGCTTGGTCCGGGGGATGACGGCGTCCTGGACGTAGTAGTCGGGGCTGATGTGCCCCATGGCGGCGAAGGCCGCCTTGCGCCCCTTCCAGAGCAGGAGCCGCTCCGCGTCGTCCTTCGCGATCCGGATCTCCCGGACCCTGTTCTGCCGCATCACCTTCCTCACCGGCTCCACCAGCGCCTCCACCTCCGCCCGCGGCCCGTCCAACTCCACCAGCAGGACCGAGCCAGCGTCGGTGGGGTACCCGGCCCGAGTCCCCTTCTCCACCGCCTGGATGCTGAGATTGTCCATCATCTCGACACAGGCGGGCAGGATGCCGGCCGCCACGATCCCCGACACCGTGCTGCTGGCGTCGTCGATGGCCTCGAAGACGCCCATCAGGGTCTTGGTGGCCTCCGGCTTCCGCAGGATGCGCACGATGATCTTCGTGCAGATGCCGAAGGTTCCCTCGGAGCCGACGAAGACCCCGGTCAGGTCGTAGCCGGGCGGGTCCAGCGCCTTGCCGCCGAACTCGACCACCTCGCCGTCCGGCAGGACGACCTCCAGCCCCAGCACGTGGTTGGTCGTGACTCCATACTTCGGGGTATGAACGCCCCCGGAGTTCTCCGCCACGTTCCCCCCAATGCTGCAGGCGGTCTGACTGGCCGGGTCCGGGGCGTAGTAGAAGTTGTCCCCGGCGATCTTGTTCGTGAGCCAGACGTTCACCATGCCGGGCTGCACGACGGCTCGCTGGTTGGGAACGTCCACCTCCAGGATGTGGCTCATGCGGTTCAGGCCGATCAGGACCCCACCCTCGAGCGCGAGGGCACCCCCGGAAAGCCCCGTGCCGGCCCCCCGCGCCACGAAGGGGACCCGCTCCCGGTGGCAGAGCCGGACGACCGCCTCCACCTGTTCTCGGGTCCGGGGAAGGACGACCAGCTCCGGGAGGGCCTTGAAGATGGTGAGCCCGTCGCACTCGTAGACCCGGAGCTCATCCTCCTCCGTGATGACTCCCTCCTGCCCCACGATGGCCCCGAGCGCCGCTGCCAGCTGGGCCTTCCGCTGCCGCTCCATGGCCCGCTCCTTCCCTCAGCTCCTCCGCCGCAGATCCCGCGTGCCTCAGTTGGGTCCGACGCTATCCGACCCGCCCCCTCCCTGTCAACGGCCCGGATTCACGCCGCCCCCGCGGCGCTCCCCGCACCTTTCCCGGGACCTCTCACGAAGACTCCAGCGATCTCTCCAGCGTGGGAAGGGGTGCCCCGGGAACGACCGCAACCCCCCCCCAGGGCACGGCCGCCCGGCCAATGGGAGGGGCGTTCGAGGAATTCGAGGAACAGGATGACGTGTCGGAATCAACCCGGAATCTCAACGGGTACGGGGCTGGGGGATGCTAGGCCGAAACGCTGCCGGCTGTCAACTCCCTCGAGGAGAATCGCCGGAGCCCGAGGGGCGCCCCTCGGGGAGGGGCTGGCGGGGGAGGGAGGGCGGCATCAGTCGCTGGACCTCCAGCTTGACGAAGGCCGCAAGCTGGGCCTCGGTCGCCCCGTCCACGTCGTGGAACCGCACCCCCATCCCGCTCGGGGTCATGCCGCCGGAGCTGCCGGCGGTCCAGACGATGGCCCCGGAGAGCTCGAAGAGGCGGGGGACGCCCGGCAGGATGAACTGGAGCTGCAACCGATGGCCGGCCTCGACCGGCAGGTCGGTGCTGAGGAACATGCCGGTCTTGCTCAGATTGAAGATGATCCCCTGCGACTGCCAGCGGCCCACCGTGTAGTTCACCGGGACCCCCAGGGGGACGCGGACCGTGGCCCGCTCCGTTACTCCCCGGGGGTTTACCAACCCCCCCACCCGGTACACGATCTGCGCAAAGGCCGCCCGCTTGTCCTGCACCCCGACCGCCTCCAGCCCGCGGAGCTGCTGGATGGCCTCCTCGATCTCCAGGCCCAGGAGCATGGCGAGAATGGGGGGATGGTGGGGGGACTTGAGGTGCCGGAGGTGCTCGAGCAGATCGAACCCATCCACGGGACTCAGGTGCAGGTCGAGCACCAGGAGATCCACCCGGTGCCCCTCCGCCTCCAGGAGGGCGCGGCCGGCGGGGCCGGTCGTCGCGGTGAGCACCCGGAAGCCGGCCTGGTTGAGCGCCTCCTCCACGGTCTCCCGGAAGAAGCGGGTCTCCTCCACCAGGAGGACGGTTTTGTCGGCGTACCGGCCCCTCATGGGGTAGCCCCGCCGGCCCGCGCGGCAGCCCCGCCGGCCGGCGCCAGCCCCTCCTCCTCCTGGATCATGCTGATGAACGATCCCACGAGCTCCGCATCCAGGGTGCCGTCAGCAGCTCCGGACTGCAGGATCCCGAAGGCTTCCTCCCGGGTGAGGCGGGGCCGATAGGGGCGGTCGGTGATGAGGGCGTCGTACATGTCCACGATGCCGACGATCCGGGCGGTGATGGGGATCGCCTCCCCTCGGAGGCCATCGGGGTAGCCGGTCCCGTTGAACTTCTCGTGGTGATGCCGGATGACGGGGAGGAGGTACCGGATGGACCGGAGCGGCTGGCAGATGCGCTCTCCCACGACCGCGTGGATCTGCATCTGGGCCACCTCTTCCGGGTTCAGGCGGCCGGCCTTGTTCAGAATCGCGTCGGGGACGCCGATTTTCCCGATGTCGTGGAGGATCCCCCCCTTCCAGAGGGACTCCTGGTGTTCCGCGGAGAGGCCGAGCCGCCGGCCGAGCTTGAGGGCCAGCGTGGCGACGCGGAAGATGTGTCCTTCCGTGTAGGGATCCTTTGCCTCGATGGCGTTGGCCAGGGCAAAGAGGACGTTCTCGGCGTTCTCGAGCCGGTCGTTCAGGCGCTTGACCCGGAGCAGGGACTTGACCCGGGCGAGCAGCTCCACCTTCCGGAAGGGCTTGGTGAGGAAGTCGTCGGCCCCGACCTCGATCCCCCGGAGCTTGTCCTCCAGGTCGCTCATGGAGGTCAGGAAAATGATCGGGATGAGGCGGGTGGCCTCGGTCCCCTTCAAGCGGCCGCAGACTTCATAGCCGTTCAGCCCGGGCATGTTGATGTCCAGGAGGATCAGCTCCGGCACCTCCTCAGCCACCTTGGCCAGCGCCTCCTCCCCCCCCTCCGCCAGCGTCACGGCGTAGCCCTCCGCTGTCAGGGCCGCGCGGAGCAGCTCCCGGGCCTGCAGGTTATCGTCCACCACCAGGATGCGGCCGGCCGGCTCGGGCCTATCCACGGGATGCCTCCGTCGGGTTGGCTCGCTCCCGCAGGAGGTCCACGACCACCTGCCGGAGGGCCCGGGGCGCGAAGGGTTTGGCCAGGTAGGCATCGAAGCCGGCCTGGAGGATCCGCTCGCGGTCTCTCTTCATGGCCAGGGCGGTCGTCGCGACGATCGGCACCGCACGAGTCCGGCGGTCTGCGCGCAGCTCTCTGCAGAGGGCGACCCCATCGGTGCCGGGGAGGCTGATGTCCAGGATGATGAGAGCCGGAGTGCTCTTCTCCAACCAGACCCGAGCCTGAAGAGCTCCCTCCGCCTCCACGACCTCGTACCCCACGGCCCGCAGGGCATTGACCGCGAGGCGGCGGTGCAACGGATTGTCCTCCACCACGAGGACGCGGGTGGGGCTCATCACCTACCGCCTGGTGGGCGGGAGGGCCAGCGCGGGGCCTCCGGTCGCGGCCGGCGGTCCCACGGAGGAGAGGGAGAGCGGGGGGAGAACGAGCACGGGGAGGGCCTGGGTCCGGGTGTCCCCCGCCAGGCGCTGGACCAGGCGGAGCACCAGGGCGGACGCCGTGACGTCCGCCACCAGGAGGTCGGGGCGCTCCCGAGCTGCCGCGGCCGCGAGGTCCGCCTCCTCTGCCTCGACCACCAGGTGTGCGCCTCCGGAGAGGGAGGCCCGGACCGCCTGGGCGAAGCCGGGATCATCGGCCGCGACCAGGAGCCGGAGGGGGTTGCCACTCACGGGCAGACCGCGCAAGACGCCCAGCAGGGCCAGAGCCGTGCGGAGGTTGGCGGCGGCCGCGTCCCCATTGGCCTCGAGGATGAGGAGGGGGACCTCCTGGAGCGCCGCCGTGCTCCGGAGTTCGGCCATGATCAGTCGGCCGTCCGAGCGGAAGACCGACGGGGGACAGGCAAGGAGGCTCGGGCCCACCTCACGTCCGAAATCGGCCAGCTCAGCCGGCGGGGCGAGCAGCGCCGTGTCGAACCCCCCGGCGAGCAGCGCGGACCGGAGGCCTGCGGTGACCGCTCCCTCCTCGCCCAGCACCAGGGCACCCCCCTCCTGCAGGTCGGCCGGCGGGAGCGCCTGGGCAGGGGACGCATCCGCGCCCGGGATCGGCAACGCGGCCGAGGGCGCTGTCAGGAGCCGAGGCGGCTGGGGGATGCGGAAGAGGAAGGTGCTCCCCCGCCCGACCTCGCTCTCCACCCAGATCCGGCCGCCGTGGAGCTCGACGAACTTCCGGGTGAGGGCCAGGCCCAGACCGGTCCCCTCGGCCGGGCCGCTGCCGTCGATCTGGACGAACTCTTCGAAGATCCGGTCCTGGTCCTCCCGCCGGATCCCGATCCCGGTATCGGTGACCGCCACCTCCAGGCAGTCCCTCGGACGGACCTCGCTGGCCCAGCTCACCGCAACCCGAATCTCGCCCCCCGCCGGGGTGAACTTGATGGCGTTGGAGAGGAGGTTGTACATGATCTGCTTGAAGCGGCCGGGGTCGGCGATGCAGGTGCTCAGATCAGACCCCACCTGGAACTGGATCCCGATGTTCTTCTTGCCCGCCAGCGATCGCACCAGGGTCCGCAGGCCCTCCAGGGCATCGGCGATCGGGAAGGCCTCCGGGTACAGCTCGATCCGCCCGGATTCCACCTTGGCGAGGTCGAGCACCTCATTGATGAGGCTCAGGAGGTGCCGGCCGCTGATCGCGATGTTCTCGAGGTACGCCCGCTGATCCGTCGTGAGGAACCCGGAAGCCGGCTCCTGCAGCATCTCCGCGAAGCCCATGATGGCGTGCAGGGGGGTCCGGAGCTCGTGGGACATATTGGCGAGGAACTCGGACTTGTGGAGATTGGCCTCGGCCAGCTGCACGTTGGCCCGCCGGAGCTGCAGCTGCTGGACGCGGAGGTGGATGTCCCGCTGGCGCAGCGAGTTGGTCATGGCGTTGAAGGCCTTGGTGAGCTGTCCCACCTCATCCTCGCCGGCCACCGGGATTCGGCGGAAGATCCCCGACGCCACCGTCTTGGTGGCCGCCAGGAGGTCCCGGATCGGGTTACTGATGCTGCGGTAGATGACGATCCCGGCCGCCATGGCGATGAGGAGGCTCGCGCCCAGGAGGAGGAAGGCGAGGTTCAAGACGCCCTGGACTCGCCGGTTCACCGTCCCCAGCTCCCCCAGCACCTCCGCGGCGATGGTATCCGGCAGAACGCGATCGAGGAGTCCGGTCAGGGTGCTCAGGGTCACCCGGAAGCTGTTCAGGCGACCCTCCTGCTCCCGCTGGAGGAAGAGGAGCCGCTCCCGGGCGCCCCGCAGTCCCCGGAAGCGCTGCTGGATCCGCCCGGCGATGATCTGCTCCTCCGGGCCGCCTGTCCCCCCCCGGTAGGTGCCCAAGCCCTTCTCGAAGGCCGACTCCGCCACCCCGAACTTGGCCTGGAAGGCCGGCTCGGGTCGGGCCAGATAGGCGGTCATCGCGGCGCCCATATCGGCCAGGGCCATCTGCATCTCGAAGGCGGACTGGTAGCGGGTCAGGTCGGCCGAGGTGACCTGCTGGCCGGAGAACAGGGCTCGGAGCCGCTCCAGGAAGTTGGGCTCATACCGGTGGGGATCCCCCAGGACCGGCTTGAGCCGGCGCTGGATATTCTCCCCGATGAACAGGGTGAGATCCACCAGCCGGGTCTGGTAGCCGCGGGACGTCTCCCCCTCCTGGAAGCGGAGCTGCACGACCTCCGAACCCAAGGCGCGCAGCTCGTCAGCCGTGGCGGTTAGCTCGGCCACCAGCCGCCCCTCCTCGGGGCTCCCCGTGAGGGCCCGGAGCTCCTCCAACGTCGTGTCCAGGTCCTCCTGAGCCGCTTTGACCCGCTGCTCGGCCACCTCCTCCCGCCCCCCCCGGATGCCCGTGACCGCGGCTCCGTAGGCCTTCGCGGCCGCCTGGAGCCGCTGCACCGCGGTCTGCTTCAGGACCACATTGCGGGCCAGGTAGTCGGTCCGCTGGAAGATGCTGCGGATCTGGGTGAAACTGAAAACGCCGTTGGCGAGGGCAAGGAGCAGCAGAAGGCCGAAGCCGATCTTCAGCTTATCCTGCAGCGACAGGCCCTTTCGCGCCCGCCCCGCTGCCGGTTCCATGGCCACCCTCCCGGAAGCCGGGGTCCCCGGCCCCCGAAAATAACACGAGGGGATTACGTCCGCTCTCGCGCCGTCACGTAAGCCCCTCGCCCCTCGCCCGCCACTTCGGGCCGGTCCCCGGCGCCCCCATGGGGAGGCCAGCACCCGGCCCGCCCTCCCGCGCCTTCCCGGCCCCCGACTCCTTTATGTCCGGCCCTGTGGCGAGCCCGACCTCTTCGGTGGGGTGAACGGAGGGACTCGAACCCTCAACCCCTGGAGCCACAGTCCAGTGCTCTGACCAGTTGAGCTACGCTCACCATGACGGCCGGCTGAGGGGCCGCAGCCCCGGGGCGGCCCGCTCGGACCATTCTCTTCTCTCCCCGGGATCTCCCGGGAGAGCACCCGTGGTGCGCCTGAGAGGATTTGAACCTCTGACACACGGCTCCGGAGGCCGTTGCTCTGTCCGGGCTGAGCTACAGGCGCGCGTTCCGTTCCTACGCGGGACCTGCCCCCGCCGGTCCCCGATCCTGGTCGGGGTGAGCGGATTTGAACCGCTGACCCCCTGCGCCCAAGGCAGGTGCGCTGCCAGGCTGCGCCACACCCCGACTCGGCCAGCTCCTACCGGGGGAGGGCCTCCGTCGCCGACCCGGCCGCCAGCGCTGCCAGGATGGGGCGGCAGGCCAGCAGGGCCTGTGCCCGGTGGCTGATCCGGTTCTTCACGGCTGGGCCCGCCTCCGCCAGGGTCTGGGAGAGCTCCGGCACGAAGAAGATGGGGTCGTACCCGAACCCGCCCGTCCCGCGCGCCTCGAAGGCGATGACCCCCTCCAGGACCCCCTCGCTCCGGCACAGCACCCGACCGGTCGCATCCGCCACCGCGACGGCGCAGCGGAAGCGGGCCGTCCGCCCGTGCCACGGGTAGGTCCGGAGGGCCGCCAGGATCGCGCCCGTCCGTTCGGCGTCCGTGGCTCCCTCTCCGAGAAACCGGGAGGACCGCAGCCCCGGCTCTCCCCCGAGGGGATCCACCTCCAACCCCGAATCATCGGCCAGCGCCAGGTAGCCGGTGCGGGCGGCCGCCGCCAGCGCCTTAGCCTCGGCATTTGCTGCAAGCGTCGGGCCGGGCTCGGGCAGTGGGGGATCTGACGCCGCGGCCGGCAGGGGACACAACTGGAAGGGCAGATCCCCCAGGAGTGTCTCTAACTCGCGAATTTTATGCCTGTTCGCGGTCGCGAGAACGAGCACCATTCTAGGAACCAGCCTGCCTCTTGTCAAGCGGCATCCGGCCAGGCAACCGGTCCCCGACCAACTTTTGCTGCAGCAGGATCAGCTCCCGGATACCCGCGCCGGCCAGGGCCAGCATCTGATCCAGGACGGCCCGATCGAACGGCGTCTCCTCGGCCGTCCCCTGGACCTCCACGAACTTCCCCGCTCCGGTCAGCACCACGTTCATGTCCACCTGGGCGATGGAGTCCTCGGCGTAGGACAGATCCAGGAGGACCTCCCCCTCCACCAGGCCGACGCTCACGGCGCCGACGAAGTCCTTCAGGAGGGATCGGGTCACGGCCCCCTCCTCCCGCAGGTGGTGCAGCGCGTCGGCCAGGGCCACAAAGGCTCCCGTGATCGCCGCGGTCCGGGTCCCCCCGTCCGCCTGCAGGACATCACAGTCGACCCAGAGCGTCCGCTCGCCGAGGCCGGCGAGATCCGTGACGGCCCGAAGGGAGCGGCCGATGAGGCGCTGGATCTCCTGGGTCCGGCCGCTGGGCCGCCCCGCCGTGCTCTCCCGCGGGGTCCGGCTCTGCGTGGCCCGGGGGAGCATGCCGTACTCGGCGGTGACCCAGCCTTGCCCCGTCTCCCGGAGGAACTGGGGCACGCGATCCTCCACCGAGGCGCTGCAGAGGACGCGGGTCTCCCCGACCTCGATGAGGGTCGACCCTTCCGCGTACTTCAGGACGCCCCGGGTGATCTTCACCGGGCGCATCTCGTTCGGCTTGCGGCCGTCGAGCCGCACACATCCCTCCCGGGTCTCAGCGGGCGGACTCGAAGGTGTAACGGGGGACGAAGGGGCGGCGGGCATCGATGTGCCCGGCGAGCGTGGTGATCTCTGCCCCCTCCACGAGGAGCTGCACGCGCTTGACCTGCTCGAGATTAGAGGCGAGGGTATCGACGATGGAGTAGATTGTCAAGAGTTCCCCCGCCGTTCCCCCGGGATGATTCGCCTGGAACTCCCGCGTGAAGTCCACGTAAGCGGTCCCCTCCCCATCGATGTACACCTGGCGGACCCGCGCCCCCTCCGGGATGGTGGGGGCCAGCGTCCCGCCGGGCCCCCGGATGAGCTCATCCAAGAGGCGCCTCGCGTCTTCCACGGCGGTCACCCCCTCCGGGAGCTGCCGCGACTCTTCCCGC is a window from the Candidatus Methylomirabilis sp. genome containing:
- a CDS encoding HD domain-containing phosphohydrolase → MDRPEPAGRILVVDDNLQARELLRAALTAEGYAVTLAEGGEEALAKVAEEVPELILLDINMPGLNGYEVCGRLKGTEATRLIPIIFLTSMSDLEDKLRGIEVGADDFLTKPFRKVELLARVKSLLRVKRLNDRLENAENVLFALANAIEAKDPYTEGHIFRVATLALKLGRRLGLSAEHQESLWKGGILHDIGKIGVPDAILNKAGRLNPEEVAQMQIHAVVGERICQPLRSIRYLLPVIRHHHEKFNGTGYPDGLRGEAIPITARIVGIVDMYDALITDRPYRPRLTREEAFGILQSGAADGTLDAELVGSFISMIQEEEGLAPAGGAAARAGGATP
- the rph gene encoding ribonuclease PH, with amino-acid sequence MRLDGRKPNEMRPVKITRGVLKYAEGSTLIEVGETRVLCSASVEDRVPQFLRETGQGWVTAEYGMLPRATQSRTPRESTAGRPSGRTQEIQRLIGRSLRAVTDLAGLGERTLWVDCDVLQADGGTRTAAITGAFVALADALHHLREEGAVTRSLLKDFVGAVSVGLVEGEVLLDLSYAEDSIAQVDMNVVLTGAGKFVEVQGTAEETPFDRAVLDQMLALAGAGIRELILLQQKLVGDRLPGRMPLDKRQAGS
- a CDS encoding 4Fe-4S dicluster domain-containing protein is translated as MATAGPAPTGRKSAFDLHDSPEVEKYLDCVHCGFCMPTCPTYLVLGTEMDNPRGRIYLIRAASEGQIGLTPNFVKHMYTCLLC
- a CDS encoding HAMP domain-containing sensor histidine kinase; this translates as MEPAAGRARKGLSLQDKLKIGFGLLLLLALANGVFSFTQIRSIFQRTDYLARNVVLKQTAVQRLQAAAKAYGAAVTGIRGGREEVAEQRVKAAQEDLDTTLEELRALTGSPEEGRLVAELTATADELRALGSEVVQLRFQEGETSRGYQTRLVDLTLFIGENIQRRLKPVLGDPHRYEPNFLERLRALFSGQQVTSADLTRYQSAFEMQMALADMGAAMTAYLARPEPAFQAKFGVAESAFEKGLGTYRGGTGGPEEQIIAGRIQQRFRGLRGARERLLFLQREQEGRLNSFRVTLSTLTGLLDRVLPDTIAAEVLGELGTVNRRVQGVLNLAFLLLGASLLIAMAAGIVIYRSISNPIRDLLAATKTVASGIFRRIPVAGEDEVGQLTKAFNAMTNSLRQRDIHLRVQQLQLRRANVQLAEANLHKSEFLANMSHELRTPLHAIMGFAEMLQEPASGFLTTDQRAYLENIAISGRHLLSLINEVLDLAKVESGRIELYPEAFPIADALEGLRTLVRSLAGKKNIGIQFQVGSDLSTCIADPGRFKQIMYNLLSNAIKFTPAGGEIRVAVSWASEVRPRDCLEVAVTDTGIGIRREDQDRIFEEFVQIDGSGPAEGTGLGLALTRKFVELHGGRIWVESEVGRGSTFLFRIPQPPRLLTAPSAALPIPGADASPAQALPPADLQEGGALVLGEEGAVTAGLRSALLAGGFDTALLAPPAELADFGREVGPSLLACPPSVFRSDGRLIMAELRSTAALQEVPLLILEANGDAAAANLRTALALLGVLRGLPVSGNPLRLLVAADDPGFAQAVRASLSGGAHLVVEAEEADLAAAAARERPDLLVADVTASALVLRLVQRLAGDTRTQALPVLVLPPLSLSSVGPPAATGGPALALPPTRR
- a CDS encoding PilZ domain-containing protein; protein product: MRGRYADKTVLLVEETRFFRETVEEALNQAGFRVLTATTGPAGRALLEAEGHRVDLLVLDLHLSPVDGFDLLEHLRHLKSPHHPPILAMLLGLEIEEAIQQLRGLEAVGVQDKRAAFAQIVYRVGGLVNPRGVTERATVRVPLGVPVNYTVGRWQSQGIIFNLSKTGMFLSTDLPVEAGHRLQLQFILPGVPRLFELSGAIVWTAGSSGGMTPSGMGVRFHDVDGATEAQLAAFVKLEVQRLMPPSLPRQPLPEGRPSGSGDSPRGS
- a CDS encoding non-canonical purine NTP pyrophosphatase is translated as MVLVLATANRHKIRELETLLGDLPFQLCPLPAAASDPPLPEPGPTLAANAEAKALAAAARTGYLALADDSGLEVDPLGGEPGLRSSRFLGEGATDAERTGAILAALRTYPWHGRTARFRCAVAVADATGRVLCRSEGVLEGVIAFEARGTGGFGYDPIFFVPELSQTLAEAGPAVKNRISHRAQALLACRPILAALAAGSATEALPR
- a CDS encoding FAD-binding oxidoreductase — translated: MGDPAGLARRAQEIVGAEHVRTGPAAAPFAVDGLTPAVVASPGSEEEVSRLLAAAHELEAAVAPWGGGTKMGLGAPPRRLDLALSLARLNRAVEYEPADMTASFQAGMTLAAVQAHLGEKGQFVALDPPLANQATLGGILAANASGPRRLRYGTARDLVIAVRIVHADGTVTKGGAKVVKNVTGYDMNKLYIGSLGTLGVLTEVTFRLYPLPAAEETQLCAFRTPEAAGAAVAEILGSPLVPHAVELLSGGAAEVAARAAGVPWAAGQVGLGVMIGSVPEAVRAQLHDVARFCRGAGSTADHSLTSAAHTACWDAIREFPGRGAARSLVLKGSVPLTRVPELMSRGEGLAGQRHLACQAVAEAGSGIVRFSVDGAAAPAERVADYVETVRGVASELGGHLVVLEAPLPVKQRVDVWGPVGKALRLMQGLKAQFDPKGILNPGRFVGGI
- a CDS encoding FAD-linked oxidase C-terminal domain-containing protein produces the protein MERQRKAQLAAALGAIVGQEGVITEEDELRVYECDGLTIFKALPELVVLPRTREQVEAVVRLCHRERVPFVARGAGTGLSGGALALEGGVLIGLNRMSHILEVDVPNQRAVVQPGMVNVWLTNKIAGDNFYYAPDPASQTACSIGGNVAENSGGVHTPKYGVTTNHVLGLEVVLPDGEVVEFGGKALDPPGYDLTGVFVGSEGTFGICTKIIVRILRKPEATKTLMGVFEAIDDASSTVSGIVAAGILPACVEMMDNLSIQAVEKGTRAGYPTDAGSVLLVELDGPRAEVEALVEPVRKVMRQNRVREIRIAKDDAERLLLWKGRKAAFAAMGHISPDYYVQDAVIPRTKLPQILHEIGVFSQEYGLRVANVFHAGDGNLHPLILYDGRNEGELHKAEEMGAKIMRRCIEMGGSITGEHGVGREKRDYMPLMYTEADLEAMLKVKRAFNPDGLLNPGKIFPTSKSCVEVGAAGRDGIRYRPHRLEMMGIAQRF
- a CDS encoding GerMN domain-containing protein, encoding MDLRRWLPAAAVAAGGLLLIGLGILLGRVTVPSDIPREPLPPPVAIPAPATPGEAGRKVRLFFADAETTALREESRQLPEGVTAVEDARRLLDELIRGPGGTLAPTIPEGARVRQVYIDGEGTAYVDFTREFQANHPGGTAGELLTIYSIVDTLASNLEQVKRVQLLVEGAEITTLAGHIDARRPFVPRYTFESAR
- a CDS encoding response regulator, translated to MSPTRVLVVEDNPLHRRLAVNALRAVGYEVVEAEGALQARVWLEKSTPALIILDISLPGTDGVALCRELRADRRTRAVPIVATTALAMKRDRERILQAGFDAYLAKPFAPRALRQVVVDLLRERANPTEASRG